The Coffea eugenioides isolate CCC68of chromosome 8, Ceug_1.0, whole genome shotgun sequence genome has a segment encoding these proteins:
- the LOC113779278 gene encoding disease resistance protein RPM1-like: MAETVLSFVLDQLSTFLREEGRLLGGLRQEVQFIMDELEHMRAFLREAEAKEEDAEPRLQEWIKQVREAAYDTEDILDEFVARFARHRTTGFYGSVRRIFSSIKNLRARHRVASEMQSIKSRIKSISEGHQRYQSEYGISAQASSSLSAVNNTTWRYSRDDVLLVEEAKLVGIDQPKKHLISKLLEWDDHQLKVVSVVGMGGIGKTTLVKRVHEDPEVRRHFPVRAWVTVSQTCDFQYLLKDLIRQLHEEGQKPVPQSIESLNITELQEFVKHFLQQAGRYAIVFDDVWDVEFWHAIKFALPESSHGGNRVILTTRRADVASASCIESRGFVYRMEPLSIEDSWTLFCSKIFNGGNCPGHLMDVAKGILDKCEGLPLAILAISGHLALKDVNRTEEWEMVRRSLGGELEGIGKLDRVRKILSLSYSNLPWHLKACLLYTSIFPEDYEIGCLRLVNLWIAERLVEWREGMSIEDVAWGYLSELISRSLIQVTDVFYEGLPDYCRIHDLLREVLLLKSREQNMVTATTGRPTMWPSEKVRRLAVHSSWGNNTQHHHQRPNYCFDHLHSFVTIESMNPLLFKTLLSDVLRSSKLLKVLDLRGQETEEEIPNEIFKMFHLKHLDLYHTRVERVPKAIGKLQHLEYLNLGNTGVRELPMEILKLQKLRFLKVYQEVDSSDDDYGSHGFKAPSNMGGLLALEVLDCIDASSGSTIVKEIGKLTQLRELYITRLRREDGKELCSSLANLTSLRELSVASIGKGDDHEIIDLSHHHPSLSSSFLQSLRMLLLCGRLEKMPQWVARLHSLVRVDLDWSRLRTEEDPLESLQNLPNLSLINFCGSYQGEGLCFKARGFLKLKWMHLKRLEGLRWMRVEEGALPRLQKLFLEQLPLLDELPSGIQQLSQLQRLTLYELSSQLREKLLENQKEESEDYRRIAHIPEILIGYYTDDRIWREHQLWEKKEKKKKT, encoded by the coding sequence ATGGCAGAAACAGTTCTCTCTTTTGTGCTGGATCAACTCTCAACTTTTCTGCGCGAGGAGGGACGACTATTGGGAGGGCTTCGGCAAGAGGTCCAATTCATCATGGATGAGTTGGAGCACATGAGAGCTTTCCTGAGAGAGGcagaagcaaaagaagaagatgCTGAACCCAGGCTCCAAGAATGGATCAAGCAAGTGCGAGAGGCTGCTTATGACACTGAAGACATTCTTGATGAATTTGTCGCTCGCTTTGCTCGGCATCGCACAACAGGATTCTACGGCTCTGTTCGGAGAATTTTCAGCTCCATCAAGAATTTGAGAGCTCGTCATCGAGTTGCTAGCGAAATGCAAAGCATCAAGTCCAGAATCAAAAGTATTTCTGAAGGTCATCAAAGATACCAATCCGAATACGGTATCTCTGCCCAAGCGTCCAGCTCACTTTCTGCCGTGAACAACACAACCTGGCGCTATAGCAGAGATGATGTGCTGCTTGTGGAAGAAGCTAAATTAGTTGGCATTGACCAGCCCAAGAAACATCTTATTTCTAAGCTCCTCGAATGGGATGATCACCAACTGAAAGTTGTTTCAGTGGTTGGTATGGGAGGAATTGGCAAAACTACCCTGGTGAAAAGAGTCCATGAGGATCCAGAAGTCAGAAGGCATTTCCCTGTTCGGGCTTGGGTAACTGTCTCTCAAACATGTGACTTTCAGTACCTCCTGAAAGACTTGATTCGGCAGTTACACGAGGAAGGACAGAAACCAGTCCCACAATCGATCGAGTCTTTGAATATCACCGAGCTGCAAGAATTTGTCAAACATTTTCTTCAACAAGCTGGAAGGTATGCAATTGTTTTTGATGATGTATGGGACGTGGAATTTTGGCATGCCATCAAATTTGCACTACCTGAGAGTAGCCACGGGGGCAACCGTGTCATACTCACAACTCGAAGAGCTGATGTAGCCTCTGCCTCTTGCATTGAATCTCGGGGTTTTGTCTATAGAATGGAGCCACTATCTATTGAGGATTCGTGGACCCTGTTTTGCAGCAAGATCTTTAACGGTGGTAATTGCCCTGGCCATTTGATGGATGTTGCCAAAGGTATATTGGATAAATGTGAGGGCTTGCCCCTTGCGATTCTTGCAATCAGTGGGCATTTGGCTTTGAAAGATGTAAACAGAACAGAGGAATGGGAGATGGTTCGACGCAGTCTCGGAGGTGAATTAGAAGGCATTGGTAAGTTGGACAGAGTTAGAAAGATACTCTCTCTTAGTTATAGTAATTTGCCTTGGCATCTAAAGGCATGTCTGTTGTACACAAGTATCTTCCCAGAGGATTATGAAATAGGATGCCTAAGACTTGTTAACTTATGGATTGCTGAAAGGCTTGTGGAATGGAGAGAAGGAATGAGCATTGAAGATGTAGCTTGGGGTTATCTCAGTGAACTCATCAGCAGAAGCCTAATTCAAGTGACTGACGTGTTTTATGAAGGATTACCCGACTATTGTCGAATTCATGACCTATTAAGAGAGGTTTTGCTTCTCAAGTCAAGGGAACAAAACATGGTCACAGCTACTACTGGACGACCAACGATGTGGCCGTCCGAGAAGGTACGCCGTCTAGCAGTCCACAGTAGTTGGGGTAACAACACCCAACACCACCATCAAAGACCAAATTATTGCTTTGACCACCTTCATTCATTCGTTACGATTGAATCCATGAACCCGCTACTATTCAAAACATTGTTATCTGATGTTTTAAGGAGTAGCAAGCTGTTAAAGGTTTTGGATTTGAGAGGTCAAGAGACAGAGGAGGAAATACCAAATGAGATTTTCAAGATGTTTCATCTCAAGCATCTGGACCTATATCATACAAGAGTGGAGAGAGTCCCGAAAGCCATCGGAAAGCTTCAACATTTGGAGTATCTGAATTTGGGTAACACCGGAGTTAGGGAATTGCCGATGGAAATTCTAAAGCTGCAAAAACTTCGGTTTCTCAAAGTATATCAAGAAGTTGATTCTTCAGATGATGATTATGGATCTCACGGATTTAAAGCTCCATCCAATATGGGAGGGCTTCTTGCCCTAGAAGTATTAGACTGCATAGATGCAAGTAGTGGATCCACAATAGTTAAGGAGATAGGAAAGCTGACCCAATTAAGAGAGCTATATATTACAAGGTTAAGAAGAGAAGATGGAAAAGAGCTCTGCTCCTCCCTTGCCAACCTCACCAGTCTTCGGGAATTAAGTGTTGCTTCAATTGGAAAAGGTGATGATCATGAGATAATCGATCTAAGTCATCATCAtccttccctttcttcttcGTTTCTTCAATCTCTTCGTATGCTGCTTTTGTGCGGCCGCTTAGAAAAGATGCCACAATGGGTAGCTCGTCTTCACAGCTTGGTAAGAGTAGATTTGGACTGGAGCAGGTTAAGGACTGAGGAGGATCCGCTTGAATCCCTCCAAAATTTGCCCAATTTGAGTTTAATTAATTTCTGTGGATCTTACCAGGGAGAAGGGTTGTGTTTCAAGGCTAGAGGGTTCCTAAAGCTGAAGTGGATGCACTTAAAGAGATTGGAAGGGTTgagatggatgagagtggaggagGGTGCATTGCCTCGTCTCCAGAAACTATTTCTGGAACAACTTCCATTACTAGATGAGTTACCTTCGGGTATTCAGCAGTTGAGCCAGCTTCAGCGGCTGACTTTGTATGAGTTGAGTTCTCAATTGAGAGAGAAGCTGTTAGAGAATCAGAAGGAAGAAAGTGAAGATTACAGAAGAATCGCACACATTCCTGAAATTCTCATTGGTTACTATACAGATGATAGGATATGGAGAGAGCACCAGCTATGggagaagaaggagaagaagaagaagacataA
- the LOC113779986 gene encoding putative receptor-like protein kinase At3g47110, with product MERILRRYFPLAVLFRHFPMACLAIIETNIVTDQSAIVALKEHILSDPYLVLEDYLTANTSVCDWIGVTCGIQHHRVTALNISFTGLTGSIPPHLGNLYFLVSLDLSGNNFLENLSRLRRLSSLEIFRHGLVPFLNFNFCRLEVAASLDLFLILLRTS from the coding sequence ATGGAGAGAATACTTCGGCGTTACTTTCCTCTTGCAGTTCTGTTCCGGCATTTTCCGATGGCTTGCTTAGCCATCATAGAAACCAATATTGTCACTGATCAATCTGCTATTGTTGCTTTGAAAGAGCACATATTATCAGACCCTTACCTAGTCCTGGAAGACTACTTGACTGCTAATACTTCTGTTTGTGATTGGATTGGAGTCACTTGTGGCATCCAACATCATAGAGTAACTGCTTTAAACATATCATTCACGGGTTTGACAGGCAGCATTCCTCCCCATCTGGGGaacttgtattttcttgtttctttggaCCTGAGCGGTAACAATTTCCTGGAGAATTTGTCCCGCTTGCGACGCCTGAGTTCACTGGAGATATTCCGTCATGGTTTGGTTCCTTTCCTGAACTTCAATTTTTGTCGATTAGAAGTAGCAGCTTCACTGGATTTATTCCTCATTCTCTTGCGAACATCTTGA